TGATAGCAATGCCCAAGCTATAGCCATGATAATTTTACTATCTTTTTCATAAATGATTTTTGGTTCTTATATTCACAGGCATCTGATCCATTGACTGCTTCCATTGAATATCTCTGCACAACAgctggtctctctctctctctctctctctacataaCTGTTAGTTATTATCATTAGAACATATTTATAGGCCATAactgttagtttttttttccatttcacttttatatatgttgttcttgGGGATCATAGGTTGCACTTGAATTCTCTGTTGGTTTTGATACAGCTAGCTTATCAATAATTTACCCTGCCCTATAATAATATATCGACTGGACTTGAAAAGTTGAAATGAGGAACATAAATCCCCAGTTTCTGTCATAATGCACTTAAATATGCAAATGATTGATCTCTAAAACTTCTCATGGCTGTGATCCGTGCAAAACTTATGCGAATATTATTCTCGTGCAGAGGACTTGGTAAAAGAGAACAAACAATTCGATGCTGTAATTTGTCTTGAGGTACACACATTTTCATTCCATCTACGATCTATGCCCATTCTATCTGTTAAACAAGACATTTGATTAAATATAGGGCAATGGCATAACCTTTTTATTGTGGCAGGCTGCAGGCATCATCTTCAAGACTCTGAAGTTCAGAGATTCCTTGTCAATTTCTGAACGGGGAGCCTTTTTGTTGAGTTATATAAGTATATTGGAGAATGCTTTGGTTGTTTTGTACTCATAATCTATATAACATTCTACGTGTGCTCACTTTGTTACCAATTTACTATACTTGGTACAGTAAACATTAAACTATTTCATTTACTCCAAGAAGAACTAAACTATTTTACGAACCCTCAATGACTTATACAACAAATAGAGGAGCCATGTGTAAGAAATCTCTGGTATGCAGCTTACAGCAGAATATTATAGAAAATATACAGCATGTTGCTCTTACAAGCTTTcttaatgaaaaataatttaccaCTGTGCCGTGAATACAGAGTAACCTTAATTTATTTGTAGGTGATTGAGCATGTGGATAATCCTTCGGAGTTCTGTGGGTCTCTGTCAGCTTTGACAGTTCCTAATGGGGCCTTTGTGATTTCTACAATCAACCGCTCAATAAGAGCATTTGCAACTATGATATTTTCCACTGGGTTAGTTCTTGTCCCTTTTGCATATTTTTGCTTCCTCCCTCAGATGGTTATGTAGTCCACTGTGTTACAGAAAAATGCCATTTATTCATAGCTATCTTATTGGAGTCTTTGATAGTGTAACTTATACTTCAAACCTTTCCAAATGATTATTGGTTGTTGAAATCATCCAGTATTCAAGTGTCTAGAATAGTAAATGCAATTCTGTTTCACAATATGTGGTCTTCAAGGAAGCATAGACAGGAAATAACGGTACGGTGTAGAACGTTTACTTACCCTTTGCTTCATCAATTAATTATGTTGATCAGCATAATCACCTGCAAACTGTTTGATCACAGGCCCACTCAGTCAGGCCACAAACTTTAATGCGATGCAATGATTAATTTTGAGCCTCGTAAAacatttttcctgtgttttttacAGATTCCTAAAGGCACACACCATTGGTCAAAATTAGTTACCCCTGATGAGCTAGTGCAAATGCTGGAAAAAGCCTCAATCTATGTAAGCTCTTCGTCACTATAATATGTCTAACTTTTTGTTGTAAGTTATGTAACTAATACCAGATCCATCATCAGGTACAAGAAATGGCAGGGATTGGTTATAATCCATGGCGTGGAGATTTTTCCATGTCAAAGGATACTAGTGTGGATTATTTTGCTTATGGCATAAAGAAAGTTGAAACACCCTCAGTAGTGTCACAAACTCAAGCTTAGCACACTGTTAGtacaaaggggaaaaaaagagatgatCCTGAATCATCGGGATCAGGATAATTCTGTTGCAAGAAAAACATGTGCTATTTGTATGTTTTTGTGCGGACTACAATCAGATAGCAAAGTACAGTGTACGTGTGTAGTGTACACACTGTAGTGGTGTGTGCATATATATCTTCCATGTAATAAAACAAATAGCAAATttaaaagctttttttttcatatactaTCTGTTGAGTACTCTCTCTTTGTATTAAATGAATTCTGAAggattttagttgaaattgaattatttattattatttttgtttggtAAAACTCCTATGATTATTCAGCAATGTACATCTTTGGATGTTATTTCCccgatcatatatatatatatatatttgatgttTAGGATAAGATTTAACCGAACTTTTAAAATCTCATCcaccaattttatattggaatatATTTTATAACATCTAACAAATTTATGATAGTATAATACTAGTATTTTTTAGTCAAATCTGCATATATCATTTTCCAAAAACTAAGAAATTTGAGAAATTATTGATGGTTGATATTTTAAAGTTTCCCTGAAtcttggttgtgtttagttcagcgcaaagtttggatttcggttgaaattgaagatgatgtgactgaaaagttgtgtttgtatgacaggttgatgtgatggaaaaggactgaagtttgaatctaaactttggatctaaacacaaccctTGTTTTAAAATGAAGGGGGTATAACCGTATAAACTGCGAGTTAGCACATCACTgacaacttggtcccacaaagcTTTACTTCCGCGTGGGCCATACCGCGAGAGTATCCGCCGCGCCGCAGAACAtggcggacgccgccgccgccgccgccggcggcggaggcagccaCCGTTCCGTCCACCATGCGCACCTCGCGGCGCTGCTCAACCCCtccccgcgctcgccgccgcacccgcaCCCGCTCCAGCTCCACCGGCGCCACCTCCCGCTGTCCCTTCCCGcggcccgccgcctcgccgcggccttcccgccgctcccgctcctcctctccctcctcgccgcgctccgcctcctcccctcgccgccgccgccgcgccccttcGACGCGCTCATCAGGTCGTacgcctccctccctcgcccctccctcgccgccgcggcgctcgcgtTCGCCGCGTCGGCCGGGTACGCCCCCTCCGTCCCGGCCTACAacgccgtcctcctcgcgcTCTCCGACGCCTCGCTCCCCTCCGCCCGCCGCTTCCTCTCCTCCATGCTCCGCCACGGCGTGGCGCCCAACGTGTACACCTACAACATCCTCGTCCGCGCGCTCTGCGCCCGCGGCCGCCTGGAGGAGGCGGTCGGCGTCGTGGGCGACATGCGTGGCGCGGGCTGCGCGCCCAACGCCGTCACCTACAACACGCTCGTCGCGGCGTTCTGCAGGGCCGGGGAGTTGGACGGCGCGGAGAGGGTGGTCAGCTTGATGAGGGAGGAGGGCAATGCGAAGCCGAATCTGGTGACCTTCAACTCGATGGTGAATGGGCTGTGTAAAGCGGGGAGGATGGAGGGTGCAcgcaaggtgttcgatgaaatggtGAGGGAGGGGTTGGCACCGGATGTGGTCAGCTACAACACCTTGTTAAGTGGTTACTGCAAGGTGGGTTGCTTACATGAGTCATTGGCGGTGTTTTCAGAGATGACACAGAGAGGGCTTGTGCCAGATGTCGTGACGTTTACGTCGCTAATCCATGCAACATGTAAGGCTGGTAACTTGGAGCAGGCAGTGGCTCTGGTGGCGCAGATGAGGGAGAGGGGCCTTCGGATGAACGAGGTCACTTTCACGGCACTTATTGATGGTTTCTGCAAGAAGGGGTTCTTGGATGATGCATTGCTTGCAGTTGAGGAGATGAGGAAATGTGGGATCCAGCCTTCAGTGGTATGTTACAATGCACTTATTAATGGGTACTGCAAGTTAGGAAGAATGGATCTAGCAAGAGAGCTAATCCGTGAAATGGAGGCTAAAAGAGTGAAACCCGATGTTGTGACCTATAGTACGATTATCAGCGGATACTGTAAGGTTGGCAATTTGGATTCTGCATTCCAATTGAATCAGAAAATGCTCAAAAAGGGTGTGCTTCCAGATGCAATCACCTACTCATCACTCATAAGGGGTCTTTGTGAAGAGAAAAGGCTCAATGATGCTTGTGAGCTATTTGAGAACATGCTTCAACTTGGTGTGCAACCTGACGAATTTACTTATACAACACTCATTGATGGCCACTGCAAGGAAGGAAATGTTGAGAAGGCTCTTTCTCTGCATGATGAGATGATAAGGAAGGGAGTTCTCCCTGATGTTGTGACGTACAGTGTGCTCATAAATGGGCTTAGCAAGTCAGCACGTACAAAGGAGGCACATCGGTTACTCTTTAAACTGTATCATGAAGATCCGGTTCCAGACAATATTAAGTATGATGCTCTGATGCTTTGTTGCAGCAAAGCTGAGTTTAAGAGTGTAGTGGCCCTCCTGAAGGGATTTTGCATGAAAGGCTTGATGAAGGAAGCTGATAAAGTATACCAGTCGATGTTGGACAGAAACTGGAAGCTTGATGGGTCTGTGTACAGTATACTTATTCATGGGCATTGCAGGGGAGGAAATGTTAGGAAGGCTCTCAGCTTTCATAAACAAATGTTGCGGAGTGGGTTTTCCCCTAATTCAACAAGCACCATTTCATTGGTTAGGGGTTTATTTGAAGAGGGGATGGTTGTGGAAGCAGATAATGCCATTCAGGACTTACTGACTTGTTGTCCACTAGCAGATGCAGAAGCATCAAAGGCTCTTATTGACCTCAATCGGAAGGAAGGTAATGTGGACGCTTTAATTGATGTTCTTTGTGGTATGGCAAGGGATGGACTACTTCCAAGCTCAGGGTGAAATCTGGTATTcagaatcctccccctctgtgGAATACTGGAATTACATGATGACCATATGTCACTTTGGAGTTTGGAGCACTTATTTTTCCATGCTTCGCTTAACAAAATGAAGTGTGCCCTGTGGAAGTACATGACTTGCCTTGAATCATGACGATGCATCATGGAAGGGTTTAAAAGGTTCTTTGTTATTCCTTATGTCCAAAAATGGCACGACTTCTGTTTCtccatttatttgtttttcttggaCAAAAAGCTAATATTGATGAAATGAGTCTCCGCCTGTTGGTTTTGGTTGGTCCCGTGTTTAGTTTGTTGGTCAAATTATCCTGTTTTCATTAACTGACCAGTGTTTGCTTTGCTGCAGATTAAAGATTATAAAATGCTGAAATATGCATGCACCTACACCCCGAGGGAACTGCTTATATCAACCAATGGAGGAACTGAAGATAAAAACGAACAGTGGAACAATGATTGATACAACTGGGCGTTATTCAATGTCTCAATCATGAACCAAAGAGTTCTGCATTGTTCCCCAGCCACAGCCAACGCCCAACAGTCATATGGGGTTTGGATTGGAAGGGTTCTGCCATCGAAACCATTTTTCGTGCAATTAAGCAAATGGAATGTTTTGAGGACGAGTGTCCATTGTTGCTGACGGAGAagcaaataaaaagaaaaggttggACCTAAAGAAGGACTTGGAGTCAATGGTTTTAAGAAGGAAGAGGTAAATATTTCCCCTGGTGAGCGCGCTCGACAAGGGTCGAACCTGGGCTGGTTGGGTGCATGCCAGCGACCCCTGCCACTGCGCTACTAGCACATCTCGGAGAAGCAAATATATCATGATTCATGAAGTTTAAGGTAGTTCGTATTATTGGTATACtagtctgtcccaaaaaaagacaaactctagcTACAAACCTGGACACGCATGTGTCCAGGTTCGTAGCTAGGATTagacttttttttgggacggggtAGCTCTTGAAGAAAATCGAAGTGACAGTTCATACATCACGGAGATGACAAGCGTGGTAGAACAACCACTGAGGTACTGACAATTTAAGCATGATGGATCACAGAGGTTTGTGCCACAGGAGCTACAAAGAGCCAAATGTGCAGGACCGATGCTCCACCAGGTTATCTTGTAACATGTACAGATAAAAACATTTTGCTATGTTACCAAATGGTAGCAGTAAAAATGTAAAATAGATTTCTGTATGACATTGAAATGGGACGCGCCTTGCTCAGGGtactattgtttttttttcttcttttttacgAGGAACCTGAATGTGGGACCCATTGTCAGCCACCGATGGAAAGGACGGTGCCGTAGACAATGTGGCCTTTTTCATGGCATCGCAATTCCTGGTAATTCTCTGGAGAATCCCAGGGGGTCCCAATGAATTGGTAGCCACCCGTTTGTTGTGCTGTACTCCGCTGCCTCCCCAGCAATTCAGCAAATATCTCCTGCTCTTTGCCTTCATTCTGTAGAGCTCCAGTTTCCAGGCTCCAGTTTGGTTCTCACATATAATTGTGTGTCTTGATTAATTTTCTGTGAGCTCTTCATCTGGTCTGGTATCCTGTGATTTTCTTTATTTGCGTTTTTGGCTCTTGCTTGTGCTTAATTTCTGAGGGGGTAGAGCAGAAGGAGCTTAGTAAAGAGTTCTTTTGCCGAGCAAAATGGCAGGTTACCCTTTGCCTCTAATTCCCATGGCATCGGGGTCGTTGTGCTGCTCGGAAATTGAGTTCGTTCCTGGTTCTCACACTGCTCAAAAGCTGGCCTCTTTATTCAGTGAGGCTGGTTGAGTGAGGCCAGGTGAACATTTTTGTTTAATAAATTCGATCTTGCTCACATCTGCTTTGTTTGGGCACCTCAGTGAGAATCTTTTCCTTGTCGGAAGGTAAATAGTTTTCAGATAAGACTAAGAGAtgcatttctttctttctttcttgggatcttttccttcttttttttttttgcgagcaAAATTCATCATAATTTGTTTCTGGGTTCTGCTGTTCTGCTCCTCCTCTTTTTGCTGCTAATTCTTTTTTCAGGAAATGCTGCATGATTCTGTAaaccactattttttttagatcaTAAACCACTACTGTTTAATCAGTACTCCTACATCTCACATTTGCAGTGCAAAAACGAGCGAATATTTGTACATTCTTAGTACAATGTTTGGAAGCATAATAtatttttcctccctttttctttctttctgaaGAACAGATTGTTGGGGGTCCTGCATGACAACAGTAGTCTGACATTAGAGCAGGCTGAGGAGCATCTGATTTTATTCCATGGATTTCATTTCACTCATCCCACATGACACATACGCGTAGGTAGAAGAAGGAGAAGATCAAATCAACTCATGGTAAGCGTACAAATTAAACCAAATGATCATAAAGTAAGGGCGCTAATcaaaacaacaagaagaagaatgaAAAAGAATGAAGGCGAGATGGCATTGCTGATTGCTGCATGCGTGCGCGCGTCGGCATCCGGTTACATGCGGTGGTGAGGCTTGGTgtggccgccatggccgccgtgcTTGCGCGCCCCGTGCTTCTTCGCCGGGTGGTGGTGCGCCGGCGTGTGGCCGTGCTTCTTCGCCGGAGCCGGGTGCCCGGCCACCGCGGTGGCCGTGAACATGAGCACGGCAAGCGCCAGCGCCACCAGCAACCTCTTCAACAATCCCGCCATGGATGGACAGtatgtcttcttcttcctcctcctcctcttcttgctctctctctctctctttattctGTTCATATGTGTGCTGGTGGTTGTATATATAATTGCCAAGTGATATGCATGCTGAGGCAGGGCTCTGCCGGGGTAGAACACAGCTAGATTGGGGCTCATCTTCGATTGGTTCGTTTGTTGTTGGGTC
The Oryza sativa Japonica Group chromosome 6, ASM3414082v1 DNA segment above includes these coding regions:
- the LOC4340159 gene encoding pentatricopeptide repeat-containing protein At5g39710 translates to MADAAAAAAGGGGSHRSVHHAHLAALLNPSPRSPPHPHPLQLHRRHLPLSLPAARRLAAAFPPLPLLLSLLAALRLLPSPPPPRPFDALIRSYASLPRPSLAAAALAFAASAGYAPSVPAYNAVLLALSDASLPSARRFLSSMLRHGVAPNVYTYNILVRALCARGRLEEAVGVVGDMRGAGCAPNAVTYNTLVAAFCRAGELDGAERVVSLMREEGNAKPNLVTFNSMVNGLCKAGRMEGARKVFDEMVREGLAPDVVSYNTLLSGYCKVGCLHESLAVFSEMTQRGLVPDVVTFTSLIHATCKAGNLEQAVALVAQMRERGLRMNEVTFTALIDGFCKKGFLDDALLAVEEMRKCGIQPSVVCYNALINGYCKLGRMDLARELIREMEAKRVKPDVVTYSTIISGYCKVGNLDSAFQLNQKMLKKGVLPDAITYSSLIRGLCEEKRLNDACELFENMLQLGVQPDEFTYTTLIDGHCKEGNVEKALSLHDEMIRKGVLPDVVTYSVLINGLSKSARTKEAHRLLFKLYHEDPVPDNIKYDALMLCCSKAEFKSVVALLKGFCMKGLMKEADKVYQSMLDRNWKLDGSVYSILIHGHCRGGNVRKALSFHKQMLRSGFSPNSTSTISLVRGLFEEGMVVEADNAIQDLLTCCPLADAEASKALIDLNRKEGNVDALIDVLCGMARDGLLPSSG